A stretch of DNA from bacterium:
CGCAACGTCCTTCAGTATCTCCATGATCCTTGGAACGGCCATCAGTTTCATCGAGATCTCAAGGCCTTTAAGTAAATATCCGCTGGCTTCATCAAGTGCCTCTAATTTCAATGCCAGCGAAGCAAGATTGCTATAGGTATTAACGGAACTCGTCAGGTCACCGATATCCTGTTTGAGCTTCAGACTTTCGAGAAATAAACCGCGGGCTTTTGCATCATCGCCCATTTTTTCATAGACCAAGCCCAGGTTGTTCAGGCACGAGGCGATGCCGGTCCGGTCCTTGATCTCCTGCCGGATCGCCAGGCTTTTTTCATATAAAGCTTTGGCTTCGGCATATTGACCGGAATTCACGATGACGTTCGCCAGGTTGTTCATGGAAGATGCCATGCCGTAGCGGTCGTTCAGCTGGGTGCGGAGAGCAAGCGCCTGTTCATGCAGAGCGCGGGCTTTGGTGAGATTGCCCAATGCCAGATACACGATCGCCTGGTTGTTGATGGTCGATGCCAGGCCGTGCTTTTCGCCAAGCTTTTCTCTTATCGCTTTACTGCCCGCGTAGTGTTCCAGCGCCGCCTCGTATTGCCCCTGCTTGTACGATATAATGCCGAGTTCATTGAGGCCGAAAGAAATATCTTTTGGGCAGTTCAGTTGTTTGAATGCAGTGATACTGTTCTCGATAAGCAATTTAGCTAAAGCATACTGGGAAAGCCGTTGGTGCAGACCGCCCAGATGGCTGCGGAGCCGATTGATCACGATGCCGTTCTCGTCGTTATGAGCCTTTGTTTCCAGTTTAACCAATGCGCTCTGGAATGCATTGACGCCTTCCTGAAGCCAGCTGCGGCCTTCGTAATAAGAATAGACCTTCGGCAGCATTTTATCGATCTCCTCGAACATGCTGTTTTCCACTGACCACCGCCAGGCGGCGCGAATGTTCTCTATCTCTTCGGCAATCATCTCCTGAAGTGAGGCGGTTCTGTCCTGGTCCTCCGGCGTGGCCGGCACGTCCAGCAGCTGGGCGTAGAATTTGCAGAACTGAGCCATGGTTTCGCTTTTTTCCCGAGGGTTGGTCTCCAATTTTTCCGCGGCGAACTGCTTTATTGTTTTTAATACTTCGTACCTTCCTGCCTGGTTGCGTCGGACCAGCGATTTATCCGCGAGCGCAGTGAGGTCATTAAGAGAGGCGCCAGCTATCTTTTCGGCCGCCGCCCTGCGGAACCCGTCTTGAAATATGGCTAGGCGTTTGAACACACCCTTTTCCTTCGCGGACAAGAGGTCCCACGTGTAGTCGAACACGGCGCGCAGGCTCCGGTGCCGCTTGGGTGTGTCCTGGAGTTGTGATGAGAGGAAGCCAAGCGATTTTTCCAATTCCCGTACGATCTCCGAGCATGCCAGTGCCCTGACCCAAGATGCCGCCAGCTCGATCCCCAGTGGCAATCCTTCGACCAGTTGGCAGATCCGCGCCACCGCCGTGCGGTCACCGTGAAGGAGGATGTAATCCGGCTTTATTCGACGTGCGCTTTGAATAAAAAGTTTGATCGCTGAGTACTGTTCGGCGTCGTCCACTTTTTCGGCGTCGGGAAAAGGCATCCCGCCGAGCTCGAAAAGGTATTCACCTTTGAGCTGCAGGCGTGAGCGCGACGTAACAAGGCATTTTATTTGCGGGGCGCCTTCCACGATTTCGGCGATCAGCTCGGCTTCACCCACCAAGTGTTCGAAATTATCCAGCACGAGCAGGATGGTTTTCTCGCGCAGGTAATTGATAAGCTGTATTTTGGGGTCTTCTTTTGAATAAAAGGAAAATTTCAAGGCATCCGCAATAGTGAAAACGAGGAATTGTATGGAACCGGTGACCAGCGACGTCAAGGGCACGAAATAAACGCCTTGCGGGAAATCGCTGAGGATCGAGGCTGCGGCTTCTATCGCCAGGCGGGTCTTGCCGATACCCCCCGGACCGACGATGTTCACGATCCGGCATTCCTTTTGTTTAAGATCTTTGATGATCTGAGCCAATTCATCATCGCGGCCCAGAAAGACAGTTGTCGGCAGCGGCAGGTTATTCGGGTGCGCGGTTAGCGAATGGATGGACGGGAATTCCTTTATCGGCAGGTCAGGATGCTGCAGTTCGAAGATATGCGGTGGTTCTTCCAGGCCTGAAAGCTGGTGTACGCCGTGGTCTTTCAAGAAAGCGCCCAGGGGCATCGCGCAGTTCTGCCTAATCACCTCCGTGACCAGAATCTGCCCGCCCCACGCCGCTTCCATGATCCGCGCCGTGAGGTTAATCGCCGGTCCGAAATAATCGCCGCCACGTTCCTCGGCCGTCCCTGCGTTCAGGCCGATCCGGATGCGTAGTTCGCCGATCTCACCCCAGTTCTCGTGGCCGAAGCGGTGCTGGATATCGAGCGCGCATCCCAGCGGAGTTCCATTTTCGAAGGCCGCGAATATGCCGTCTCCGGTATGCTTCACCACGCGACCGCCGTGTTTTTCAACGATCTCTTTCAGGATCGAGTCGTGGCGCGCCAGAACCGTGCCCATGATATCATGGTATTTTTCCCATTTTTCCGTCGACTGTTCGATGTCGGTAATGAGAAAGACATGCATATGACAACATTTTATATAAAAACAATGCATTATCAAGAGGTTGTAAGCGGGCTTTCTTGACAAAACGTTATGCGTGGATATAATAAAAAATAAAGAACGTTAGGATCTTTAGGATCGTTATTATGGTTTTTATAAACCATGTTTGTTTAGAATCTAGAATTTAGGATTTGGAATTTGTTTATGATTTAGAAATTCGGATTTAGGATTTTGGTTTTGTTCAGGTTCGGGCCTGTAGCTCAGTTGGTTAGAGCAGCTGACTCATAATCAGCCGGTCGCCCGTTCAAGTCGGGCCGGGCCCATTGTCCACATAGAAGCTATGAAGATTTGAAGCTGGGAAGTTATGAAGAAAATGAGAAGGTAAGAAGTTAGGAAGTTATGAAAGGGAAATAGGATTATTGAAGATAGGGGATATGTGATAAGCAGAAGGAACATGGTAAGTCGTTATTGGGCATCGCTGCTCGTATCGTATTAGGGCATCGTTGAAAGGAAAAAACAAGGATTGTTGAAAAACCCAAAAAACAACATCCAATCTGCCAAACGGGCGGCCATGCCGAATAACCATTAACGATCTTTTATGACCTGGTCTATTCATCCGGCAAACGATAACATCGTCAAAACTGTCGTCAGCCTGGTCTTTATTTTCTCATTTTTGATATTCATCCTCATCTTTTACGGACCCCTGCTGGCGGCGCTCGGTCTTGCTTTTTTATTCGTTTCCCTGCACTCTTTTTACTTCAAGACCACGTATGAGATCGACGCCGAGTCGGTGAGTATTAAGACCGTATTTGGTGCACAAAAAAGAAAATTGAAAGAATTCAAGAAGCTATATAAAGGAAAGAACGGCGTTCTTTTAAGTCCATTCAAGCGCAAAACTTTTTTAAACAATTTTCGCGGTTTATTTTTGTATTACCCTAAATCCGCCGGGGCTATCATGAATCAGGATATAAATGAATATCTGGAAAAAGTCTTCACGGAGAACGCAACAACGAATTGAACGCCACTAACGATCCAAATGCTATTGACGATCTAAACGATCGTAACGCTCCCGTTGATCTTCTCGCTAGAAAATATGCGGAGGATTTTTCCGTTCCATATGAGCTCGCTTTGATAATTGCTCAGCGTTTTCCCGAGTATCAAAAGGCGAAACAATTCGTTTTCCCTGATCTGGCACAGTTGCATGATCCCGCAACCATACCGGACATTGATCCGGCGTGCGCAGTCATCATGGAGGCTGTGCAGCGGCGGGAAATGATCCTGATCTACTGCCATGACGACGCTGACGGATACACCGCGGCCGCGCTTCTCTATAAAACTCTGGGTGATCTGTACCGGGGTTCGTTCCAGGACCGCGTTTATATATATCCATTGAACCGGGAAAAAGACGGTTATATTATCAATCCCGACGTCTTACGAACATACCGTGACCAGGGTGTGGGTCTTGTGATAACTGCTGATTTTGGGATCAGCACCAGCGATAATATCAGGAATACGCTGGCACTGGGTATGAAGCTCGTGATCTGCGATCACCACGAGACCGGGGCGGCTGATTTTCCGGTGCCGGTCGTCGATCCTAAACGGCCGGATTCAAAATACCCCTTCCGGGAGCTCGCGGGCGCCGGCGTCAGCTTCAAACTATGCCAGTATCTTTATGATAAAATGCTCGGATTGACCGCGCCGGAATTCTATGCCTCAAAGCCAGAGTACCTGGCGATAGCCATGATCGGAACGATCGCGGATCGCGTCAACATGACGGGGGAGAACCGCGTGCTGTGTCACGCTGGTTTGAACGCCGTCAACCGGATAAACGCATCCTGGGCTGAATGCCTGCGCGGCGACCGGTTCGATTTTCCGGCGATCTGCACGGTGATCCTGCCGATGCTGGCATCAGCCGCCACGGGCGATCCGATAACCGGCATCACTCTGTTCACAAACCAAACAGCAGCCGAGACCGGCACGATCGCCACCAAACTACGCGCTGGTGAGGATGCGCGCCATGCCACGATCGACAGGATCTTTGACGATGCCCTCGCCGCGGCCAAGTTTTACCCCGGGATCGTGATATCGGTCCTGCCGGCGACCGGAGTGCATTACCTGGGAGCGGTAAGCGCGCGGCTGCGCGATCACTCCCGCCGCGTTTCCTGCGTCATATCATTAAGAGATAATAAAGGTTTTGGTGAATTGAGGACGACAGGTCTTAACCTGTATCAGATGTTACATGAACTCCGCAGCTGTTTTATTGACTTCGGTGGGCACGCGCGGGCTGCGGGTTTTAGTATGCACGCAGACATGCTTGACGCTTTTATCGAAAAGTCTGACCGCTATACGAACGCGCACTCGGGCGAACCGGTCATACCCAAGCTTCCCGTGCTGACGATCGACAAGCCGCAGGTTGGTTTATTGATGCCCTTGCTGCCGTTCGGCGAAGACAATCCCGCGCCGCTATTGACTGACGGCATTGATATGTATACAATAGACAATAGATTAAAAATAATATATCAAGGACCATGTCAAACTTAAATTACAATAACAAGGAACTGAACCTGAAGATCGTGTATTACGGCACGGGTCTATGCGGTAAAACCACGAACCTGCGTTCGATCTTCGCTGCGTTCCCCCAGGATCGTAAAGGCAAAATGATGAGTTTAGCGACCGAGCTTGATCAGACCCTGTTCTTCGACTTTTTGCCGGTGGATATGGGGTCGGTTAAGGGATGGAAACTGCGTTTTCACCTGTTCACGGTGCCGGGCCAGATATATTACAATGTTTCGCGCAAACTCGTGCTCAAGGGCGTTGACGGTCTTGTTTTTGTCGTGGACTCGCAGGAAGAGCGGCTCGATGAGAATATCGAGAGCTATAACAACCTTATGGACAACCTCAAAGGCTATGGGCTGGCCATCAAGGACATACCCATGGTGATCCAGTACAACAAGCGCGATCTGCCCGATATCATGCCGATCGGCGACCTCCAGCTTCATTTGAACAAGGGCGGCTTCACTTATTTTGAATCAGTGGCCATGAGGGGTCTGGGCGTGTTCGACACGCTCAAGTCCATCTGTCACTTGACTATTTTAAAACAGCTGGAATCAATACCCAACCTGACGGAAAAATAACCGGATACAGATATTCAACTTCCGTAACAATTAGATAATTCTCTTATGTAGCAATAAGACATGAGCAATTGATGGAAGAATTTTACCTACCGTATTTTAATAATTTTTTCCGATATCCTATAACTATTAGCTTCAAATCGACAGAAGTAAATACCAGCCGGCAGAGTGTGTCCGGAATCATCGTCACCGTACCAAATCACCTGTAATTGTTGATCGGTTAAATTGTTAAAAAATTTGACTAATCGGCCGTATGCGTCGTAGATTTTTAACGTCGTTTGTGCATTGCATTCACCTTTCTTTTTCCTCTCCATAGATGGGGGAGGGTAAGTATGAGGATGGAGTTTTATCGTCGTATGATTAAAGAACGGATTTGGATAACTCTCTAATCCATATATTACAGCTTGAGTCATGAATCCATTATTTTCTGCGATGGTAGTAAACGGGTAGAATTTACCCCATATGCGCATGGTGTTGGCAGGATGGTTGTTAATAGAATCTGTAAAGCAAGAGTAAGCGGTGAGTAACTGTCCTGCTGAGCCTGCAGCAATGCAAGGTGAGAGCTGATCTCCTGGCTGCGCGGTGACCACAAATGTATCAACCACCACTCCAGATTGATTGACCCGGGCACCATATATATCGCTATAAATATTGCCAGGACCACTGCGCCAGTCTTCCCAAATAACCAGGTAGTTTGCACCATCAAAGGCGACCGAGGGTGAACATTCTTCACTCGCTTCGGTTGAAATAGGGATACCCGCCGAGTCAAGAACAGCACCGGCCAGTGAGACTCGGGCACCGTAAATATCCCAAGAACCTCTACGAAAGTCATGCCACACGACCAAATAGTTGGTGCCGTCAAAGGCGACTGAGGGTGAACATTGTTCATCCAGCGCGGTCGAGATAGCGATGCCTGCAGGATCAAGCACGACTCCAGTAGTTGTGACCCGGGCACCGTAAATGTCATAAGAAGAACTACGAAAGTCGTACCACGCGACTAAATAGTTGGTTCCGTCAAAGGCGACCGAGGGTGAACCAGGTTCATATGCGGCAGTCGAGATAATAAAACCTGCTGTATCAAGTACTGCCCCGGCTGGCGTGACCCGGGCACCGTAAATATCACAAGAATAAACATTGCGTCCATCCAGCCAAACAACAAGGTAGTTGACACCATCAAAGGCGACCGAGGGTAAACCACGTACACTCGCTTCGGTTGAAATATGGATACCCGTCGAGTCTAGCACAACACCAGTCGGTGTGACTCGAGCGCCATAGATATCGTAATAAGAAGAATCATTGCGCCCATCCTGCCATACAACAAAGTAGTTGGTGCCGTCAAAGGCGACCGAGGGTGAATATTGGGTAGATGTCGCAGTAGAGATGGTGATGCTGGTTGGGTCGAGCACAATACCAGTCGATGTGACCCGGGTGCCATAAATACCATCATAAAAACCACCCCGCAAGTCCTGCCACACGACCAGATAGTTAATACCGTCAAAGGCTACGCTTGGAAACCATTGGTAGTTCGCTATAGTTGATATAGGGATACCTGCCGGATCAAGCACCGTACCGTCTGGAGTGACCCGGGTGCCGTAAGCATCAAAAGTAGAATCGCTTCGATAGTCTTGCCATGCAACCAGATAGTTGGTGCCGTCAAAGGCGACCGATGGATACAACTGACTGTTCACCGCATTTGAGAGCAGGATGCCCGAAGGATCAAGCACGACTCCAGTAGTTGTGACCCGGGCACCGTAAATATCACAAGGATTACGAAAGTCGAACCACACGACTAAATAGTTGGTGCCATCAAAGGCGACCGAGGGTGAATATTGTCCACTCGCTTCGGTTGAAATGGGTATGCCCGTGGGGTCAAGAACAGTACCGGCTGGTGTGACCCGGGTACCGTAAATATCTTTAGAAGAGCCAGCCCGCGAGTCTTGCCACACAACCAGGTAGTTGGAACCGTCAAAGGTGGCTGAGGGGAAATCTTGGTCACCTGCGCCATACGAAATAGGGATGCCCATTGTATCAAGTACCGTGCCTGATTGGTTTACGCGAGCACCATAAATGTCGCCAAGAGGACTGTCACCATAGTTGTCCCACACAACAAGGTAGTTTGTACCATCAAAGGCGACCGACGGAGACCATTGGTCATAGAATGCAGTCGAAATAGCAATGCCCACTGGATCAAGCACGACTCCAGTAGGTGTAACCCGGGCGCCGTAAATATCAAAAGAATCACTGCGCCTATCCTGCCATACAACCAGGTAGTTGGTGCCGTCAAAGGCGACTGAGGGTAAATATTGTTCATTCATAGCGGTCGATATACCGATACCTGTAGGATCAAGCACAACTCCAGTAGGTGTGACCCGGGCAGCAAGGATATCACCATCACCTTGGGACCAGACGATAAGGAAGTTTGTACCGTCAAAGGCAACCGCGGGTGAATACCCATGCCCGCCAGTTCCGGTCGAAATAGGTATACCCGTCGGATCCAGCACTGTACCGTCCAGCGTGACCCGGGCACCGTATATATAAGGACAAGATCCATCACGGGAGTCTTGCCACACGATAAAATAAATCGAACCACCAGCGGCAATTGATGGAGTCTCTTGGTTATGTGGCTCTGGTACATAAACGATATTTGTATCAAGGAGAAATTCCCCAGTTCTCAAACTATTGAGCTCTGTCTCGTTATTTATTTGATCTAAAATGTCCGCGTGTATTATATTATATTTATTTTGTATTGGATCTAGTTTATTCTGAGCAAAAAGAGATTTTTGCGTTGAGATTGAAAAGGCAAGGATTAATAAACAACAGATCTTTAGCATCCATGTTGCCATGTCTTTTGTACTATTCACAATGACCTCCTTGATACTTTCGTTTTCCACAAATTAATGATAAAAAACCAAATAACTGATATATTATATGATATAACTAAAAATTGTCAAGTACTAAAGAGTCTGAGTCCTTCCCACTTTTTTTATGTCATTTTTCGCCACGAACGTCAAACGCCATACAATCGACGTGCGGATCGTCAATTAACAGATAATGCATATTGATGTTGTCAAAAGGCAGTGGTCGAGTTTACTCGACTATCCCGTATATGCGCAGACCAAGGTCTGCCACTACAAAACATGTGGAATTCAAATAGAATTTTGTAAAGAAATTTGATATACAGATCATAAAAGTGGAGAGGACTCAGCTAAAGAGTTGTTGTGATCTTTTGAAATGGAATTCCGCTTTCTAATGATATTTTCCAATCTTTCTTTCCTCAAACCACGAATATATCGCGGGCACGATAAAGATCGTGATCAATGCCAGGGTCATGCCGCCGAACGACGGTATGGCCATAGGCAGCATCACTTCCTTGCCGGTCCCGCCGAAAATAAAGATCGGCAAGAGCGCCAGGATCGTCGTGATCATGGTCATGAACGCCGGTCTGAATCTGGTTTTACCCGCTTCCACGGTCGCTTCGATCACCTCCTCTTTGGTCTTCGGTTTGCGCCGCTTGAATACCTGGTCCAAATATGTCGTGATCAGGATCCCGTCGTCGTCAGAGATGCCGAAAACCGCGATGAACCCGACCCAGACCGCCACGGAAAAGTTGAAGCCGTAAAGCGCAAGCAGGAGCAGACCTCCGCAGAACGTTATGGGTACGGCAAGGAATATCGTAAGCGACTTGCGGTGTGATTTGAAATTCAAATAGTTGAGCAGGTAAATTATCAGGATGCTCAAGGGCACGAGCAAGAAGATACGGTTACGCGCTCTGACCTGGTTTTCATACTGGCCCGACCACTGGATCGAGTAACCGGTCGGGATCTGCCCGCTCATTTTTTCCGCGACGGTCCGGCTGGCTTCACGTACAAAACCGACCAGGTCGCGGTGGCGCACATTGACGAGAACATAAGCGCGCAAAATACCATTTTCCGAATTTATCATTGCCGGTCCCTCGGTCATGCTGATATCCGCGATCTGTCCCAGCGGTACATAGGGACCATCCGGGGTCGCGATCAAGATCCTTTTGATCTTTTCCGGCGTGTCCCTGAGTTCGCGGTAAAACCTGACGCGCAAGGGGTAGCGCTCACGGCCTTCGTAAATGATGGTCAGATTTTCGCCGCCGATCGCCATTTCAATGATATCCATGACATCTTTCATGGTCAGGTTATATCGCGCGATCATCGCGCGCCGGGGCGCGATCTCCAGGTACGGTTTGCCGGTAATCTTTTCGGCATACAGATCTTCCGCGCCCCTGACCGTCTGGATGATGTCTTTGATCTCCTGCGCGAGGCTCTGCAGCGTATCAAGGTCAGACCCGAAGATCTTCACGCCAATAGGCGTGCGGATGCCGGTACTTAGCATATCTATGCGATTGATTATCGGCTGGGTCCAGATATTGCTGACCCCGGGGAATTTCAGAGCGGCATCGAGGTCATGGATCAGCTTTTCCTTGGTCATGCCCGGACGCCAATATTTCTTTGGTTTGAGATTGATGAGCGTTTCAAACATCTCGATCGGCGCAGGGTCAGTGGCGGTTTCTGCCCGACCCAGTTTGCCGACCACGTTTTCGACTTCAGGGAAAGACTTGATGATCGTGTCCTGGATCTGCATTATCCTGAACGCTTCGGTGAGCGACACGGCTGGAGAGACCACGGGCATAAACAGGATGGTTCCTTCGTCAAAAGGCGGCATGAATTCGGTGCCGATCGTGGGAGTAATGATCACGGTGGCGGCCACGATCAAAACGGGGATGGAAAGAAAGATCAGGCGGTGTCCGAGGACCCAGCGCAGAATCTTTTCATAGTAATGCAGCATGAAACGGTTGACCGGACTGGCCTGGGCCGGCTTCAGCTTGCCCCGCAAGAGATAATAGCTCAACACGACGGTGAGGGTGACCGCGATGACTATCGACGCCATGAGCGCGAATGTCTTGGTGTAAGCCAGCGGTTTGAACAGTTTTCCTTCCTGGCTTTCCAGGGCGAATACCGCCACGAAAGAAATAACCGTGCTCATTATGCCGGTGATGATCGCGGGTCCCACCTCATGGGCGGCTTCCAGGATGATCTCGGCGCGCGGTTTTTGAACCTGGTTCTGGCCCTGCACAAGGTGCCGGTGGATATTTTCGGTCATGATGATCCCCGCGTCGACCAGGGTGCCGACCGCGATGGCGATGCCGCCTAAGGACATAATGTTGGCGTCGACCCGCAGATAATACATAATAATGAAGGATATGCCCACGGCGACAGGCAGACCGACCGATATGATAACGGCAGAACGGATATGCCCCAGGAAAAGGAACACGACCAGGATACAGATCACTATTTCCTGGATAAGCGTGTCGCGCAGCGTGTCGGTGGTACGCTTGATAAGTTCGGTGCGATCGTAAAAAGGCACGATCTTGATACCGGCGGGCAGTCCCGGTTCGATCTCGCGGATACGCTTCTTTACCTCGTTGATGACCTTGAGGGGATTTTCCTTGTAACGGACTATCACCGCGCCGCCCACTGTTTCTTTTCCGTTTTTATCAAGCGCGCCCCGTCTGAATTCCGGACCCGTGGTCACGGTCGCGATGTCTTTGACATAGATCGGTGTACCTCCATGCGCCATGACCGCGATATTTTTTATATCATCAAGGGATTTGATGAATCCGACGCCGTGGACCGTGAATTCCATGCCTCCCTGTTCGTACGCTTTCGCGCCGACATCAAGATTGGAATTCTTCACGGCGTTGAACACATCCATGAGTTTGACCCCGACCGCCGCGAGCTTGTAGGGATCGATGTCGATCTGGTACTGCTTGACAAAACCGCCGACCGACGCCACTTCGGCAACACCGTCAACCGATTGCAGCTGGTAGCGGATATACCAGTCCTGGATCGAGCGCAGCTGGGAAAGATCATAGCCGTCGCCTTCCACCGTGTACCAGAAAACCTGACCGAGTCCGGTAGCGTCAGGGCCAAGCACCGGTGTCACGCCGGAAGGCAATATTCCCCGGGTGTATTGCAGCTTTTCCAGAATGCGGCTGCGCGCCCAGTAGAAATCGATGTTGTCCTGGAACACGACGTAGATCATGCCGAACCCGAAGGCCGAGGACGCCCTTATTGTTTTAACCCCGGGTATGCCCTGCAGCTGGGCAGCCAGGGGATAAGTCACCTGCTCTTCGATCAAACGGGCATTCCTGCCCGGCCAATCAGCGATGACTATTTGCTGGTTTTCTCCGATATCGGGGATGGCGTCGACCGGGATCCGGTTGATCGCGAAAAGTGCCCATAATACGATGAACCCGGTTATTACAAGTATGATAAACCGGTTGCGCAGACACCAGGATATGATATGATCTATCATAGATGATATAATACTCTCACGAGTTTACTCCCAACATAAAACTCTTACGAGTCAACGCCGTTTTAATGCTGATGGGCTGGTGCCGTCCTGGTCGGCATTTCGTCCTCGACATCGGCCGCGTTTCCGTAGATCAATGACTGCCCGCCCGCCAGCGTGGACTGCGAATCAAGCAGGAAGTTGCCGGTGGTGACGACGCGATCACCGGGTTTGA
This window harbors:
- a CDS encoding T9SS type A sorting domain-containing protein, translating into MNSTKDMATWMLKICCLLILAFSISTQKSLFAQNKLDPIQNKYNIIHADILDQINNETELNSLRTGEFLLDTNIVYVPEPHNQETPSIAAGGSIYFIVWQDSRDGSCPYIYGARVTLDGTVLDPTGIPISTGTGGHGYSPAVAFDGTNFLIVWSQGDGDILAARVTPTGVVLDPTGIGISTAMNEQYLPSVAFDGTNYLVVWQDRRSDSFDIYGARVTPTGVVLDPVGIAISTAFYDQWSPSVAFDGTNYLVVWDNYGDSPLGDIYGARVNQSGTVLDTMGIPISYGAGDQDFPSATFDGSNYLVVWQDSRAGSSKDIYGTRVTPAGTVLDPTGIPISTEASGQYSPSVAFDGTNYLVVWFDFRNPCDIYGARVTTTGVVLDPSGILLSNAVNSQLYPSVAFDGTNYLVAWQDYRSDSTFDAYGTRVTPDGTVLDPAGIPISTIANYQWFPSVAFDGINYLVVWQDLRGGFYDGIYGTRVTSTGIVLDPTSITISTATSTQYSPSVAFDGTNYFVVWQDGRNDSSYYDIYGARVTPTGVVLDSTGIHISTEASVRGLPSVAFDGVNYLVVWLDGRNVYSCDIYGARVTPAGAVLDTAGFIISTAAYEPGSPSVAFDGTNYLVAWYDFRSSSYDIYGARVTTTGVVLDPAGIAISTALDEQCSPSVAFDGTNYLVVWHDFRRGSWDIYGARVSLAGAVLDSAGIPISTEASEECSPSVAFDGANYLVIWEDWRSGPGNIYSDIYGARVNQSGVVVDTFVVTAQPGDQLSPCIAAGSAGQLLTAYSCFTDSINNHPANTMRIWGKFYPFTTIAENNGFMTQAVIYGLESYPNPFFNHTTIKLHPHTYPPPSMERKKKGECNAQTTLKIYDAYGRLVKFFNNLTDQQLQVIWYGDDDSGHTLPAGIYFCRFEANSYRISEKIIKIR
- a CDS encoding DHH family phosphoesterase, coding for MNATNDPNAIDDLNDRNAPVDLLARKYAEDFSVPYELALIIAQRFPEYQKAKQFVFPDLAQLHDPATIPDIDPACAVIMEAVQRREMILIYCHDDADGYTAAALLYKTLGDLYRGSFQDRVYIYPLNREKDGYIINPDVLRTYRDQGVGLVITADFGISTSDNIRNTLALGMKLVICDHHETGAADFPVPVVDPKRPDSKYPFRELAGAGVSFKLCQYLYDKMLGLTAPEFYASKPEYLAIAMIGTIADRVNMTGENRVLCHAGLNAVNRINASWAECLRGDRFDFPAICTVILPMLASAATGDPITGITLFTNQTAAETGTIATKLRAGEDARHATIDRIFDDALAAAKFYPGIVISVLPATGVHYLGAVSARLRDHSRRVSCVISLRDNKGFGELRTTGLNLYQMLHELRSCFIDFGGHARAAGFSMHADMLDAFIEKSDRYTNAHSGEPVIPKLPVLTIDKPQVGLLMPLLPFGEDNPAPLLTDGIDMYTIDNRLKIIYQGPCQT
- a CDS encoding tetratricopeptide repeat protein, with protein sequence MHVFLITDIEQSTEKWEKYHDIMGTVLARHDSILKEIVEKHGGRVVKHTGDGIFAAFENGTPLGCALDIQHRFGHENWGEIGELRIRIGLNAGTAEERGGDYFGPAINLTARIMEAAWGGQILVTEVIRQNCAMPLGAFLKDHGVHQLSGLEEPPHIFELQHPDLPIKEFPSIHSLTAHPNNLPLPTTVFLGRDDELAQIIKDLKQKECRIVNIVGPGGIGKTRLAIEAAASILSDFPQGVYFVPLTSLVTGSIQFLVFTIADALKFSFYSKEDPKIQLINYLREKTILLVLDNFEHLVGEAELIAEIVEGAPQIKCLVTSRSRLQLKGEYLFELGGMPFPDAEKVDDAEQYSAIKLFIQSARRIKPDYILLHGDRTAVARICQLVEGLPLGIELAASWVRALACSEIVRELEKSLGFLSSQLQDTPKRHRSLRAVFDYTWDLLSAKEKGVFKRLAIFQDGFRRAAAEKIAGASLNDLTALADKSLVRRNQAGRYEVLKTIKQFAAEKLETNPREKSETMAQFCKFYAQLLDVPATPEDQDRTASLQEMIAEEIENIRAAWRWSVENSMFEEIDKMLPKVYSYYEGRSWLQEGVNAFQSALVKLETKAHNDENGIVINRLRSHLGGLHQRLSQYALAKLLIENSITAFKQLNCPKDISFGLNELGIISYKQGQYEAALEHYAGSKAIREKLGEKHGLASTINNQAIVYLALGNLTKARALHEQALALRTQLNDRYGMASSMNNLANVIVNSGQYAEAKALYEKSLAIRQEIKDRTGIASCLNNLGLVYEKMGDDAKARGLFLESLKLKQDIGDLTSSVNTYSNLASLALKLEALDEASGYLLKGLEISMKLMAVPRIMEILKDVAILYLKKGDKEDAFLSTALILSHPASTREIRIKVQDMFNQLKNELSAARIEEKLNLVTGTELKGIINCILIDLKDRFGNGN
- a CDS encoding GTPase domain-containing protein, coding for MSNLNYNNKELNLKIVYYGTGLCGKTTNLRSIFAAFPQDRKGKMMSLATELDQTLFFDFLPVDMGSVKGWKLRFHLFTVPGQIYYNVSRKLVLKGVDGLVFVVDSQEERLDENIESYNNLMDNLKGYGLAIKDIPMVIQYNKRDLPDIMPIGDLQLHLNKGGFTYFESVAMRGLGVFDTLKSICHLTILKQLESIPNLTEK